In Citrus sinensis cultivar Valencia sweet orange chromosome 3, DVS_A1.0, whole genome shotgun sequence, the sequence ttattattattattattattattattattattattattattattattattataaaccaCAAGCGTTGGTTTGACTCAGTTAGAATCCAACGCCTGGTTCTTTTTATGCCTTAGAGCAAACCTCAAAGTGGGTACTTGTAGCATCAGGCCCATCCCCAACAAAGAGGCAGGCAATATCAATGTTATTTTCGCGCgtggaaattgaaattgatgcCGCCATGacattttttgtaatatatatgaaaattttatccaaCCTCATAATTTGGTTGAGTGTGAGATTGGACTAATTATTggaccattttatttatatcttcCATATGTTATTAGACCATTTcatttataacttaaaattaaattatgtcaATTTTTAATGCaggaaaattttgtattaatgatttacttaatttttattaattactttattgtttgaaaaattttatttaatgaaatgatACAGCTCATTTGAAATAACCTacaaataacataatttatatttgtttactgTAATTATGACAACCCAATAACAATTTGAATATGTCAATTTGTTTATTGTATTATGACTACCCCATATGGAAGTATTATCAATCTATTCAATGTTCATAGTACTTGctggataaattaattttaattatgattataaaaattaatgaataatttatatttatatttatattaaaatccCATCTTAAACAGTaatgaatattatttaaatgtaatttaatataattgaatCCGTTATTGCACCAAACATAAGATCATATAATGTTATCCAACTTAATCTAATGGAATATAGTTGAATTCCATTGTAATAATTGGTCCAACCCAATAATGCGTGCCAAACGATGCCAAATGTTACCTAAGGGTGCAACCCTTGGAACCATGAgttaataaaaaggaaaaattttgtttctaaatatgTAGGTAAGCATATACACCTTCAGTATTTTAGATTGGTATTTGACGCGCTAACTCTTTCGAGCAATTATAATGCATGATGGGTGCCATGTCGTTGAGAGCCATGGCCGCTATAACAAGCAAAACCATGCACAAAACCACCAGGCCAATAAATCATTTCACAGTACCCAACTATAGCAACGGTTTAGTGCAACCTCAAATATACCGACCAAATCATAGTTAGTGAAAATTTAACAAACTGAAAATAATACCAAAAATTCAGAAAGAATAATGGTAAATATCCCATTTAATTGATGCCACTATTCAATCCGAAATGTACGATAAGTGactataaattttgtatatgtAATGCTTTGGTATATTGAACAGGGAGATGAGTAAActaacatttatttaattcaactcaTGATCGTTATGAGATATTATATTTGGGGTGTGTTATTGAAAGAATATGACacttatgaaaatatataggTCATCCATCTCGTcgttcttcaaaaaaaaaaaacctctaTCAATTATCTCGCACAGGATGCAGGAATGAAGAGTGCATAGAAGTAGAAATTATCAAAACATCCGTACATGCAAATCGTCAACAGAAACCACAAAATTTAGCTATCTCATAGCAAAATGTCCAAAAGgcataatcaaaatataacaagtATTGAAATCTGAAAACAAAATACATAATCATCATAAATTCTGGCCATAAAACACAAGATAATCACTAACGAGGTGGTGGAGATGACGATGCGGATGGCGGCAAAATCCCTACAGCACGCAAGATGAGCTGCTGGCCTTCCAGAATCTGCTGGTGCTGCGCAAAAAGACGCTGCTGCTCAGACTGGAAGTGATCGTAAAAGGCAACAAACCGTGTCTCAAGCTCGCTCTGCTTTTTAGATATGGAATGAACTTCACTCAGCAGCTGCTGCATACGATCCTCAGGAACATCTGAAGAGGATGATGGAGCATTGGGAGGATGGGCTGGAGGAGGAGCTGGACAACGAGAAGGACGGGATGATCTTTGTCCCCGCAAATAATTACTAAGGTCAGGAAGCTTGTCAGGAGAAAGcacatcattaaaaaatttatgatctGTGGGAGCCATCTGAGTAGGCTTGTTTGGCAGATTCTCATTCTTAAACCATCCGACATAATTAAGATCCTGTTCAAATCCTAAGCTACCAAGGACATCAGGTCCTAACTCCTTTGGTTCGTCATGAGCTGGTTCGGCTATAGGAACCCGGAAATGCGTAAGGATGCGACTTATGATACTACCAAATGGAAGAGAACGGGTTGTGATTCCTGGAGTGCTGCGCATATGCTGAAGGATAATGTACCCCACATTAAGTTTCCTACCCACAAGTATGCTATCCAACAACACAACATCTAATCGTGTAACCTCATCCGAATGTCCCTTACGATGACTAATTATATGCTGCAGAATATTATGAAGGACGCGAACTTGGAGAGGTAATGCTTGCGATTTTAAGGAACCGTGACAGAATTTTTCTGATAAATCGGATCTCCTACAAATATTTCTAACAGCATCCACAACGGAGAACCAGGTTTCTTCAATCCTATGTCTAGAAGAGTATACACAGAACCCGTCATTAGAAGTTTTAAGGATCGTATTCAATTTCTGCACATCAAATTCTATTGGAATCCCAGCAACATTAGTAGTTACTCTATCAACCTCCTCCGAAGAAGTTTGCATGTTAGAGTAGAACACTCTGACCAAGTTACggaaaataggttccttaatGAGTAATACATTTTTCCAACCCATGCCAAAGAGTAAAGTTTTAAGGGTTTTGCCGCAAATAGATAACTGTTGTAACATGACAAGATTAACAAAGTAGGAATCGATGACTGGCCTCGTCACGAACCTGTCGAAGTAGCGTTTCCGCAAAGGTGGGGTTGGGAAATGAGTCGTAATCAATTCCGGAACATCCGCATTTTGATTAAACTTTCGCTTCTTCGAAACTTGTTTGGTCCTCATCGTTGAATGACATAGAAATACCCAAGAATACACAAGTTCGGGATgcaaaattgaagagaatttttTGAATCCAAAGCGAATAAATTGTTATTATCAGTGATTAGAGAGCATGTACGGGTttgatttaatgaaaaaaggaCTGAAAGTGGGTGAAATTGAAGATTGCAGAAAGTGGTAACCTAGGGTTCaagattttggattttttagaGAAGTTGATGAAATGAGAGTTTGGGAGTTGATAATTAGGTAAAATGGATGGAAAATGGTTTCGGAGAGTTAATTTAAAGACAAAATGTGTAAGAAGTGCACAATTTTCAGCGAGAGTGAGAGGGGAGAGAGACCGCTACAAAATTGAGGAGGAAGACAGTGGAAGGAGGGTAGCCGCTTTGTTTGGGGAATGGGTTATCAAAAGCGTAGCAGATGCGGCTAGCTGAAAATTGAAGGCGGGTAGCCGCTATGTTTCTGGAATGGGTTACAAAAAGTGATGTACATGCGGCTAGCCGCATATACAAGCCGGGTTGCCGCTATATTTCTGGCATGCAAGTGAATTTAAGCGGTTAGCGGCTTTACAGGAAGAGGTAAGCCGCAAACTTTGTGGCCATGAGCACTGATTTTCGAAATTATACTTTGAACGCgtatattcaattatttttgtatacgTCCTTTTTTAGCGTTTAAAAATAACACGTAAGGAGCAAAAAAACATGAAATCTTGTTGATGTGGTCCGTAAATCATTAAAtactcatttttattaaataatttgccTTGTAAAATATACAACTTTATACaatgaaaattgataatttgttATAGAGATTATGAAAGGAAGCCTTGAGCTTTTAAGATACAAAGTCATGGACACATTAAAGTGTATTAGCATTACGAGTATGGAAAAGTTAATTATTCGA encodes:
- the LOC102630206 gene encoding uncharacterized protein LOC102630206, translated to MRTKQVSKKRKFNQNADVPELITTHFPTPPLRKRYFDRFVTRVFYSNMQTSSEEVDRVTTNVAGIPIEFDVQKLNTILKTSNDGFCVYSSRHRIEETWFSVVDAVRNICRRSDLSEKFCHGSLKSQALPLQVRVLHNILQHIISHRKGHSDEVTRLDVVLLDSILVGRKLNVGYIILQHMRSTPGITTRSLPFGSIISRILTHFRVPIAEPAHDEPKELGPDVLGSLGFEQDLNYVGWFKNENLPNKPTQMAPTDHKFFNDVLSPDKLPDLSNYLRGQRSSRPSRCPAPPPAHPPNAPSSSSDVPEDRMQQLLSEVHSISKKQSELETRFVAFYDHFQSEQQRLFAQHQQILEGQQLILRAVGILPPSASSSPPPR